A portion of the Paenibacillus marchantiae genome contains these proteins:
- a CDS encoding extracellular solute-binding protein, with product MQRKKISFAILSAILGLGTLLSGCGGNEEVTSTASGNSQGQSGQFATKMKISMFNQGTFNAAAPVPPRDEDVQRKMLEKEMNIDLDMMIPQAGQATTKLNTLIAGGDIPDLIFLKSRADLAQYYDQGVLADLTPYLDQFPELKKRFGNDSWDAMSYQGKTIGVPGYDNVNGISRSFFIRNDWLKKLNMEVPTTPDELFEVMKAFTEKDPDGNGKNDTYGFIGGMNKEGNLQTYGFDSLMWMFGVNPPSAVEIKDNEPVFLFIDPKMKEALAYINKMMAANVVDPDWVTMNSPDLLDQKMFKGKVGFMIRDARRLEPDYQQKMKEISGEVPEWIVIPPMKGPYGDQIVERKSFQGNSWAISAKADKDKIIRILSMLNYLFTDEEAYPNFAYGIKGIHWDVVDGKIKNKTSELSKEMKEKYLWVDHYRMPRRGDDAEYFSFQNPKTAEAFKDNQQYVGPTLPGNLLTPDPNDTLDADRTRFINESLVKFMTGKEPLSNWDNFLQTLDTKFDMQKYKETAIKQFKEAGLIK from the coding sequence ATGCAGCGTAAGAAGATTTCATTTGCTATTCTGTCGGCAATCTTAGGATTGGGAACGCTACTGTCAGGATGTGGGGGAAATGAAGAAGTTACATCGACAGCTTCGGGTAATTCGCAAGGGCAGTCTGGCCAGTTTGCAACCAAAATGAAAATCTCAATGTTTAACCAAGGCACTTTCAACGCTGCTGCTCCGGTACCTCCACGTGATGAAGATGTTCAACGTAAAATGTTGGAAAAAGAGATGAACATCGACTTGGATATGATGATTCCTCAAGCTGGGCAAGCAACAACCAAACTGAATACACTCATTGCAGGCGGAGATATTCCAGATTTGATCTTCTTGAAGAGTCGGGCTGATCTCGCGCAATATTACGACCAAGGCGTTCTTGCGGATTTGACACCGTATCTGGATCAATTCCCTGAATTAAAGAAACGGTTTGGCAACGACTCATGGGATGCAATGTCCTATCAAGGAAAAACGATTGGAGTTCCAGGCTATGATAATGTTAACGGTATCAGTCGAAGCTTCTTCATCCGCAATGATTGGCTGAAAAAGCTGAATATGGAGGTACCAACGACACCGGATGAGTTGTTCGAAGTTATGAAAGCCTTTACAGAGAAAGATCCGGACGGGAATGGTAAAAACGATACGTACGGATTTATCGGCGGTATGAATAAAGAAGGTAATCTGCAAACCTATGGCTTCGATAGCTTGATGTGGATGTTTGGTGTCAATCCTCCTTCGGCCGTTGAGATAAAAGATAATGAACCGGTATTTCTGTTTATCGATCCCAAAATGAAAGAGGCGCTTGCTTACATTAACAAAATGATGGCCGCCAACGTGGTAGACCCAGACTGGGTGACGATGAATTCACCTGATCTGTTGGACCAAAAGATGTTTAAGGGTAAAGTTGGCTTCATGATCAGAGATGCCCGTAGGCTGGAGCCGGATTATCAGCAGAAAATGAAAGAGATTAGTGGCGAGGTGCCGGAATGGATCGTCATTCCTCCGATGAAAGGTCCTTACGGGGATCAAATTGTAGAAAGAAAATCATTCCAAGGTAATTCATGGGCCATTTCCGCGAAAGCGGATAAGGACAAAATCATTCGGATCTTGTCCATGCTGAATTATCTCTTTACAGACGAAGAAGCTTATCCTAACTTTGCATACGGAATTAAAGGTATTCATTGGGATGTGGTGGACGGCAAGATCAAAAATAAAACCTCCGAGTTATCGAAGGAAATGAAAGAGAAGTACCTGTGGGTCGATCATTATAGAATGCCGCGCCGTGGTGATGATGCGGAGTACTTCAGCTTCCAGAATCCTAAGACGGCGGAGGCTTTCAAGGACAATCAGCAATATGTGGGGCCAACGTTGCCCGGAAATTTATTGACTCCAGACCCCAACGATACTTTGGATGCTGACCGAACTCGTTTCATTAATGAAAGCTTAGTTAAATTTATGACGGGCAAAGAACCTCTTTCGAACTGGGACAATTTCCTCCAAACGTTGGATACTAAGTTTGACATGCAGAAATATAAGGAAACAGCAATCAAACAATTTAAAGAGGCCGGCCTTATCAAGTAA
- a CDS encoding sensor histidine kinase yields MISQLSYRYVQKEIRTNDIFYTNQILDKVDQYFTVNFSSFQTILFSVETSVKANIDNAEVIKKQLRELYELNSSYVSNIYLIKSDLSILGGSTATRIFDEPLSEREPLFDAADKNRRTTFVSEPYKSKYSGWTVTMVRYLNGAPFPMAIAVDLDLNAIEETLFKINKQEQMNLALITASGKIIAGFSENKGLLNIQDHTFSIGETSAEQILDTTETSLQLHTMDGIPVSLLKKPTEKFNWTIISINDESRLKAALSRLETYYIELLAAGLLLSLIISFLVAKYIRKPLYTLKTKMKQVEQGLLTTTITVNRNDEFGDLSRAFDRMLQQIVELIRRAELHNELERKLEIQVLQSQINPHFLYNTLGSISNVIRLGQIEKVDVVIGSLISLLEYGIDDASEKVSLSQELRNVADYIEIQNIRYNRNFHLIENIEAGLMDFPVFRMLLQPLVENSIFHGYNGGGIEGPITIHAYREDSIVIIEVVDQGEGIPADKIKHILTSEPSEMELKRKRIGLNNIHSRIRLHYGDQFGLQIISIPKEITRIRAVFPAELQKGDA; encoded by the coding sequence TTGATAAGCCAATTGTCTTATCGCTATGTCCAAAAGGAAATAAGAACCAATGACATTTTTTACACCAACCAAATCCTTGACAAGGTAGACCAGTACTTCACTGTTAATTTTTCTTCCTTCCAGACGATTCTCTTCTCAGTCGAAACATCAGTGAAAGCCAATATTGACAATGCGGAAGTGATTAAAAAGCAATTAAGAGAACTGTATGAACTCAATAGTAGTTACGTCAGTAATATATATTTGATCAAAAGCGATTTATCCATTCTAGGCGGAAGTACAGCTACCCGAATATTCGATGAACCTTTATCTGAAAGAGAACCTTTGTTTGATGCGGCTGACAAGAACAGAAGGACTACCTTTGTTAGTGAACCTTACAAATCGAAGTATTCCGGCTGGACCGTTACGATGGTTCGATATCTGAACGGTGCTCCGTTTCCAATGGCCATTGCGGTTGACTTGGATCTAAATGCCATTGAAGAAACCTTGTTCAAGATTAATAAACAAGAACAAATGAATCTGGCTCTGATCACAGCGTCAGGTAAAATCATTGCCGGATTTTCTGAAAATAAAGGACTACTGAATATTCAAGATCATACGTTTTCGATCGGGGAAACGTCAGCGGAACAAATTCTGGATACGACAGAAACAAGTCTCCAACTGCATACCATGGATGGCATTCCGGTCTCCCTTCTAAAAAAACCGACGGAGAAATTCAACTGGACCATCATCTCAATTAATGATGAATCACGCTTGAAAGCAGCTTTGTCCAGATTGGAAACCTATTATATTGAGCTTCTAGCTGCAGGTCTTCTCTTAAGTTTGATCATTTCTTTTTTGGTTGCCAAATATATAAGGAAACCACTGTATACACTCAAAACAAAAATGAAGCAAGTGGAGCAAGGCTTACTCACAACGACAATTACGGTTAATCGAAACGATGAGTTTGGAGATCTTTCACGAGCATTCGATCGTATGCTGCAGCAAATTGTGGAACTGATTCGGCGAGCGGAACTTCATAATGAACTTGAGCGGAAGTTGGAAATCCAGGTGCTACAGTCTCAAATTAACCCTCATTTTCTGTATAACACACTTGGTTCGATCAGCAACGTTATACGTCTCGGACAAATAGAGAAAGTAGATGTAGTCATCGGATCGCTTATTTCATTATTGGAATACGGGATAGACGATGCTTCAGAGAAGGTTTCCTTAAGTCAGGAACTACGTAATGTAGCGGACTATATTGAGATCCAGAACATTCGGTATAACCGAAACTTCCACTTGATTGAAAATATCGAAGCAGGGTTAATGGATTTTCCTGTTTTTCGAATGCTGCTGCAGCCTCTTGTGGAGAATAGCATCTTCCATGGTTATAACGGAGGGGGAATTGAGGGGCCTATTACGATTCATGCGTACAGGGAGGACAGTATCGTCATCATAGAAGTTGTTGATCAAGGCGAGGGAATTCCAGCTGATAAAATAAAGCATATTTTAACCTCAGAACCGAGTGAAATGGAACTAAAAAGGAAAAGAATCGGGCTAAATAATATTCATAGCCGAATAAGACTTCACTATGGCGATCAATTTGGACTGCAAATCATTAGCATACCTAAGGAAATAACCCGTATACGCGCTGTATTCCCGGCAGAATTGCAAAAAGGAGATGCATAA